One genomic window of Podarcis muralis chromosome 9, rPodMur119.hap1.1, whole genome shotgun sequence includes the following:
- the LOC114604284 gene encoding cytochrome P450 4V2-like isoform X1, producing MAPEGDRLFSWAAAALALLLAVWVARFLLDQCWKYVELKPIPGLSPWYPLLGNALLFERDGEGKTQAGRQAAFFQQMINSMEPFRNVPLMQLWIGPHPIVLLYHPETVEVVLRSSKHLAKPFVYTFLHPWLGTGLLTSTGGKWRSRRKMLTPTFHFTILEDFLEVMNEQANVLVQKLEKHVDKEPFDCTLYITLCALDVICETAMGKNIGAQHNKDSEYVQAVYRMSVLIQQRQKSPWLWPDLLYLMFQDGKEHYRSLKILHSFTDNVIAEKAQELKNQEQHRSNAVSNGEQSRHKVRRAFLDMLLNATDDDGKKLSYLDIREEVDTFMFEGHDTSASAMKWCIYLLASHPEAQRKVHHELDEVFGDSDRNITMDDLKQLRYLDCAVKEALRLFPSVPFFGRTLSEECYIRGFRIPKGTDVIIGSFMLHRDHVVFPEPEEFRPERFFPENAAGRHPYAYVPFSAGPRNCIGQRFAKMEEMAILATILRHFSIESTQRRDQLCPVGELILRPNKGIWIQLKRRSTSCS from the exons ATGGCTCCGGAGGGCGATCGACTCTTTTCCTGGGCGGCTGCGGCGCTCGCCCTGCTCTTGGCTGTCTGGGTCGCCCGCTTCCTGCTGGACCAGTGTTGGAAATACGTGGAGCTGAAGCCCATCCCGGGGCTCAGTCCCTGGTACCCGCTGCTGGGCAACGCGCTGCTCTTTGAACGCGATGGGGAAGGTAaaacgcaggcaggcaggcaggcag CTTTCTTTCAGCAAATGATAAATTCCATGGAACCCTTCCGGAATGTCCCACTGATGCAACTTTGGATAGGACCACATCccattgtgctcttatatcaccCAGAAACTGTAGAG GTAGTGTTGAGGAGCTCTAAGCATCTTGCAAAACCCTTTGTCTACACGTTTTTGCATCCTTGGCTGGGCACAGGACTCCTAACGAG CACTGGAGGCAAATGGCGGTCCCGAAGGAAAATGTTAACACCCACCTTCCATTTTACCATCTTAGAAGATTTCCTCGAAGTGATGAATGAACAAGCCAATGTCCTTGTTCAGAAACTTGAAAAACATGTGGACAAGGAGCCGTTCGATTGCACTTTATACATTACTCTGTGTGCCCTTGATGTAATCTGTG AAACAGCTATGGGCAAGAACATAGGAGCACAGCACAATAAGGATTCCGAATATGTCCAAGCTGTCTACAG GATGAGTGTTCTGATTCAACAAAGACAGAAGTCTCCCTGGCTCTGGCCTGACCTTCTGTACCTCATGTTCCAGGATGGAAAAGAACATTACAGGAGTCTGAAGATACTTCACAGCTTTACTGATAAT GTTATTGCAGAAAAAGCTCAAGAACTAAAAAACCAGGAGCAACATAGAAGCAATGCTGTCAGCAATGGTGAACAAAGCAGGCACAAAGTCAGGAGAGCTTTTCTcgatatgcttctgaatgccacagATGATGATGGGAAGAAGTTGAGCTACCTGGACATCCGAGAGGAAGTGGATACATTCATGTTTGAG GGTCATGATACTTCCGCTTCTGCCATGAAGTGGTGTATTTACTTGCTAGCAAGTCATCCAGAAGCCCAAAGAAAAGTTCACCATGAACTTGATGAGGTTTTTG GGGACTCGGATCGTAACATCACAATGGACGATTTGAAGCAACTACGGTATCTGGATTGTGCTGTTAAAGAAGCTCTTCGCCTTTTCCCTTCTGTCCCATTTTTTGGCCGTACATTGAGTGAGGAATGTTATATTA GAGGATTCAGGATACCCAAAGGAACGGATGTCATAATTGGGTCTTTCATGCTGCACAGAGACCATGTTGTCTTCCCAGAGCCTGAGGAATTCAGACCTGAGCGATTTTTCCCTGAGAACGCAGCTGGGCGGCACCCGTATGCATATGTGCCTTTCTCTGCTGGGCCAAGGAACTGTATTG GTCAGCGCTTTGCAAAGATGGAAGAAATGGCGATTCTAGCTACCATCCTGCGGCACTTCTCTATTGAAAGTACACAGCGACGTGATCAACTCTGCCCTGTAGGAGAACTGATTCTTCGTCCAAACAAGGGCATCTGGATTCAGTTGAAAAGGAGATCGACTTCCTGCTCTTAA
- the LOC114604284 gene encoding cytochrome P450 4V2-like isoform X2, translating into MAPEGDRLFSWAAAALALLLAVWVARFLLDQCWKYVELKPIPGLSPWYPLLGNALLFERDGEAFFQQMINSMEPFRNVPLMQLWIGPHPIVLLYHPETVEVVLRSSKHLAKPFVYTFLHPWLGTGLLTSTGGKWRSRRKMLTPTFHFTILEDFLEVMNEQANVLVQKLEKHVDKEPFDCTLYITLCALDVICETAMGKNIGAQHNKDSEYVQAVYRMSVLIQQRQKSPWLWPDLLYLMFQDGKEHYRSLKILHSFTDNVIAEKAQELKNQEQHRSNAVSNGEQSRHKVRRAFLDMLLNATDDDGKKLSYLDIREEVDTFMFEGHDTSASAMKWCIYLLASHPEAQRKVHHELDEVFGDSDRNITMDDLKQLRYLDCAVKEALRLFPSVPFFGRTLSEECYIRGFRIPKGTDVIIGSFMLHRDHVVFPEPEEFRPERFFPENAAGRHPYAYVPFSAGPRNCIGQRFAKMEEMAILATILRHFSIESTQRRDQLCPVGELILRPNKGIWIQLKRRSTSCS; encoded by the exons ATGGCTCCGGAGGGCGATCGACTCTTTTCCTGGGCGGCTGCGGCGCTCGCCCTGCTCTTGGCTGTCTGGGTCGCCCGCTTCCTGCTGGACCAGTGTTGGAAATACGTGGAGCTGAAGCCCATCCCGGGGCTCAGTCCCTGGTACCCGCTGCTGGGCAACGCGCTGCTCTTTGAACGCGATGGGGAAG CTTTCTTTCAGCAAATGATAAATTCCATGGAACCCTTCCGGAATGTCCCACTGATGCAACTTTGGATAGGACCACATCccattgtgctcttatatcaccCAGAAACTGTAGAG GTAGTGTTGAGGAGCTCTAAGCATCTTGCAAAACCCTTTGTCTACACGTTTTTGCATCCTTGGCTGGGCACAGGACTCCTAACGAG CACTGGAGGCAAATGGCGGTCCCGAAGGAAAATGTTAACACCCACCTTCCATTTTACCATCTTAGAAGATTTCCTCGAAGTGATGAATGAACAAGCCAATGTCCTTGTTCAGAAACTTGAAAAACATGTGGACAAGGAGCCGTTCGATTGCACTTTATACATTACTCTGTGTGCCCTTGATGTAATCTGTG AAACAGCTATGGGCAAGAACATAGGAGCACAGCACAATAAGGATTCCGAATATGTCCAAGCTGTCTACAG GATGAGTGTTCTGATTCAACAAAGACAGAAGTCTCCCTGGCTCTGGCCTGACCTTCTGTACCTCATGTTCCAGGATGGAAAAGAACATTACAGGAGTCTGAAGATACTTCACAGCTTTACTGATAAT GTTATTGCAGAAAAAGCTCAAGAACTAAAAAACCAGGAGCAACATAGAAGCAATGCTGTCAGCAATGGTGAACAAAGCAGGCACAAAGTCAGGAGAGCTTTTCTcgatatgcttctgaatgccacagATGATGATGGGAAGAAGTTGAGCTACCTGGACATCCGAGAGGAAGTGGATACATTCATGTTTGAG GGTCATGATACTTCCGCTTCTGCCATGAAGTGGTGTATTTACTTGCTAGCAAGTCATCCAGAAGCCCAAAGAAAAGTTCACCATGAACTTGATGAGGTTTTTG GGGACTCGGATCGTAACATCACAATGGACGATTTGAAGCAACTACGGTATCTGGATTGTGCTGTTAAAGAAGCTCTTCGCCTTTTCCCTTCTGTCCCATTTTTTGGCCGTACATTGAGTGAGGAATGTTATATTA GAGGATTCAGGATACCCAAAGGAACGGATGTCATAATTGGGTCTTTCATGCTGCACAGAGACCATGTTGTCTTCCCAGAGCCTGAGGAATTCAGACCTGAGCGATTTTTCCCTGAGAACGCAGCTGGGCGGCACCCGTATGCATATGTGCCTTTCTCTGCTGGGCCAAGGAACTGTATTG GTCAGCGCTTTGCAAAGATGGAAGAAATGGCGATTCTAGCTACCATCCTGCGGCACTTCTCTATTGAAAGTACACAGCGACGTGATCAACTCTGCCCTGTAGGAGAACTGATTCTTCGTCCAAACAAGGGCATCTGGATTCAGTTGAAAAGGAGATCGACTTCCTGCTCTTAA